The proteins below come from a single Osmerus mordax isolate fOsmMor3 chromosome 3, fOsmMor3.pri, whole genome shotgun sequence genomic window:
- the LOC136939610 gene encoding eukaryotic translation initiation factor 1b-like, with amino-acid sequence MSAIQNLQTFDPFADATKGDDRLPAGTEDYIHIRIQQRNGRKTLTTVQGIAADYDKKKLVKTFKKKFACNGTVIEHPEYGEVIQLQGDQRKNICQFLTEIGLAKEEQLKVHGF; translated from the exons ATGTCCGCTATCCAGAACCTCCAAACTTTCG ACCCCTTTGCTGATGCAACCAAGGGTGATGACAGGCTCCCTGCCGGGACTGAGGACTACATCCACATAAGAATCCAGCAGCGCAACGGCAGGAAGACTCTGACCACGGTCCAGGGCATAGCCGCGGACTATGACAAGAAGAAACTAGTCAAGACCTTCAAGAAG AAATTCGCCTGCAATGGGACAGTGATTGAGCACCCAGAGTATGGTGAAGTGATTCAGCTGCAGGGAGACCAGCGCAAAAATATTTGCCAGTTCCTGACTGAG atcGGCCTGGCCAAAGAGGAGCAGCTCAAGGTCCACGGGTTCTAG